In a single window of the Flavobacterium sp. W4I14 genome:
- a CDS encoding TolA-binding protein/predicted negative regulator of RcsB-dependent stress response (product_source=COG1729/COG2976; cog=COG1729,COG2976; smart=SM00028; superfamily=48452), with translation MLPDKIFFYIYCLLYIHLRDLSYLKNYANKNLNPFFILISVLLIYGCVANKDTAVDRRFQNLTARYNYIYNSNVLLTEYNESLLQSYADNYEKTLPVYLDPEPQVNLVLTPGVANKQLDDVITKGQTVINDKSFSNYIDDAYMLLGKANYLKGNYFIASEYFDYTAKTYNNDLKTFIMAMNWKARSQMQLNNMVLADKILDTMLRASDELKKDLAEPLATAAQMRIYQKRNKEAILFLESAIALPAEKQLRIRWRFILAQLQEKEKNLQDAYANFTKVEKSNAPFEMYFHANLNRIKLKALLSGVKLNKEEQLLALLKDDKNFDYTDQIYYQIGELFSSEGSFVKAEENYHKSVAKSTRNQTQKALSYLRIADLNFKEFNNYIKAKLYYDSTVMILPKNFPDYDNIVKKADNLKYLTDRYTIIAKEDTAQDIAKLPAGEREAKVKAYLTPKVEVSNTGGVISNQYLNDPDFPNRSLNASNNTAGNTFYFNNNAAISNGFGDFKKRWGNRQLEDNWRQSTRSSAQETNQVLAGGNVATGITPANGETNQTAVDQTTLEKQFLDGLPTTPALLATSDQKIIDAYFEIASFYQQELNDKAEANKIYLELIKRYPDNNHLVAIYYSLHLNYKGIDEVKSDQYKQLVLTKFPDSNFAKNILDPSYSAKQTEMENIAINNYNVAFDAYAKKDYANVVKQADDNITAFPNNDLAPQYAYLKAIAIGRTAKVDPLLTEFNLITTLYPNDKIITPLVRDHLKYIEANLEEFKQRPLALVDFDANAPRFVSQATPIAVPTKPLVTDNVSVKTAEPAIISKPAEVKPADPIKPASIFSAAKSEEYYYVIDVADATLTLSSSRFGIGQFNRGNYPDNDLEHKLVELDNDQLIYITSFIDLEDVKIYESSITGQLKNIMKVPANLYKGFIISKENFEKLTDRSRINEYLEFLKDNYK, from the coding sequence TTGTTGCCAGATAAAATATTTTTCTACATATATTGTTTATTGTATATCCACCTAAGAGATTTATCATACTTGAAAAATTACGCTAACAAAAATTTAAATCCCTTCTTCATCCTTATAAGTGTCCTCCTTATTTATGGCTGCGTCGCAAATAAAGATACAGCAGTAGATCGCAGGTTTCAAAACTTAACGGCAAGGTATAACTATATCTACAACTCCAATGTTTTACTAACTGAGTACAATGAGAGCCTATTACAAAGTTATGCCGATAATTATGAAAAAACACTGCCTGTTTACCTCGATCCTGAACCACAGGTAAATCTGGTGCTTACACCAGGGGTAGCCAATAAACAGCTCGATGACGTTATTACCAAAGGACAAACTGTTATAAACGATAAAAGTTTTAGTAATTATATTGATGATGCCTATATGCTTTTGGGCAAAGCAAATTATTTAAAAGGCAATTATTTTATCGCATCAGAATATTTCGATTATACGGCAAAAACCTATAATAACGATTTAAAAACATTCATTATGGCCATGAACTGGAAAGCACGTAGCCAAATGCAACTGAACAATATGGTACTAGCCGATAAAATTCTTGATACCATGTTACGTGCTTCTGACGAGCTGAAGAAAGATCTGGCAGAACCTTTAGCCACTGCTGCCCAGATGCGTATTTATCAAAAACGCAATAAAGAGGCCATCCTGTTTTTAGAATCGGCAATTGCCCTTCCGGCCGAAAAACAGCTGCGTATCCGCTGGCGTTTTATCCTTGCTCAACTGCAGGAGAAAGAAAAAAACCTTCAGGATGCCTATGCGAACTTTACCAAGGTTGAAAAAAGCAACGCTCCTTTTGAAATGTATTTTCATGCCAATTTAAACCGCATTAAATTAAAAGCATTATTAAGCGGCGTTAAGCTAAATAAAGAGGAACAGCTGCTTGCTTTGTTAAAAGACGATAAAAACTTCGATTATACTGATCAGATTTATTACCAGATTGGCGAACTTTTCTCCTCCGAAGGAAGCTTTGTAAAAGCTGAAGAGAATTATCATAAATCAGTTGCAAAAAGCACCAGGAACCAAACTCAAAAGGCATTATCTTATTTAAGAATTGCCGACTTAAACTTTAAAGAATTTAACAACTACATTAAAGCAAAACTGTATTACGATAGTACTGTGATGATTTTACCTAAAAACTTTCCTGATTACGACAACATTGTTAAAAAGGCCGATAACCTGAAATATTTAACTGATAGGTATACTATTATTGCAAAGGAAGATACCGCCCAGGATATTGCAAAACTTCCTGCAGGCGAACGCGAGGCTAAGGTTAAAGCTTATCTAACGCCTAAAGTTGAAGTGAGCAATACTGGAGGGGTAATCAGCAATCAATATTTAAATGACCCTGACTTCCCTAATCGGTCGTTAAATGCCTCGAATAATACTGCGGGAAACACCTTTTATTTTAACAACAATGCAGCAATTAGCAATGGCTTTGGCGATTTCAAAAAACGCTGGGGCAACAGGCAACTGGAAGATAACTGGAGACAAAGCACACGGTCTTCTGCCCAGGAAACCAATCAGGTTTTGGCAGGTGGGAATGTAGCTACCGGGATAACGCCTGCAAATGGAGAAACAAATCAAACGGCTGTAGACCAAACCACATTAGAAAAACAGTTTTTGGATGGCTTGCCAACTACTCCGGCACTATTGGCTACCTCCGATCAAAAAATCATTGATGCTTATTTCGAAATCGCCAGCTTCTATCAACAAGAGCTGAACGACAAAGCAGAAGCAAATAAGATTTACCTGGAACTAATTAAAAGATATCCGGACAACAACCATTTAGTTGCCATTTACTATAGTTTACATCTAAATTACAAGGGTATTGATGAAGTAAAATCAGATCAGTACAAACAATTGGTGCTAACTAAATTCCCTGATTCTAATTTCGCAAAGAATATCTTAGATCCATCGTACTCAGCCAAACAAACGGAGATGGAAAACATTGCCATTAACAACTACAATGTGGCCTTTGATGCTTATGCGAAAAAAGATTATGCAAATGTGGTAAAACAGGCGGATGATAATATTACGGCTTTTCCCAACAATGATTTAGCACCACAGTATGCCTATTTAAAAGCAATTGCCATTGGCCGTACAGCAAAGGTTGATCCCCTGCTTACCGAATTTAACCTGATTACCACACTTTATCCAAACGATAAAATTATTACGCCATTGGTGCGCGATCATTTAAAATATATTGAAGCGAACCTCGAGGAATTTAAACAAAGACCGCTAGCACTTGTCGATTTTGATGCTAATGCACCACGTTTTGTGAGCCAGGCTACACCAATTGCAGTACCAACAAAACCTTTGGTAACCGATAATGTGTCGGTTAAAACAGCAGAGCCTGCCATTATATCCAAACCTGCTGAGGTTAAACCAGCAGATCCGATAAAACCCGCCAGCATTTTTAGCGCAGCTAAATCAGAAGAATACTATTATGTGATCGACGTTGCCGACGCAACTTTAACCTTAAGTTCATCGCGTTTCGGAATAGGTCAGTTTAACCGTGGCAATTACCCCGATAATGATTTGGAACATAAATTGGTAGAGTTAGATAATGATCAGCTGATTTACATTACGAGTTTTATCGATCTTGAAGACGTAAAAATTTACGAATCAAGCATTACAGGCCAGTTAAAGAACATTATGAAAGTTCCAGCCAACCTATATAAAGGCTTTATCATCAGCAAAGAAAACTTCGAAAAGCTAACAGACAGATCGCGGATTAACGAGTATCTGGAGTTTTTAAAAGACAATTACAAATAA
- a CDS encoding penicillin-binding protein 1A (product_source=KO:K05366; cath_funfam=1.10.3810.10,3.40.710.10; cog=COG0744; ko=KO:K05366; pfam=PF00905,PF00912; superfamily=56601; transmembrane_helix_parts=Inside_1_19,TMhelix_20_42,Outside_43_739), which produces MNKSLSAQETKRYSLVIWKILIGGIALFAIFISMIGLGLFGALPSFRDIEHPKSNQASEIIAEDGRPLGTYFVQNRSNVTYKDISENVINGLIATEDTRFKEHSGIDFKRTFTIIGYNLIGKKQGASTITQQLAKNLFPRESNLNFFSLVLTKFKEWIVAVKLERNYTKEEIITMYLNTVDFGNQAYGIKSAARVYFNTTPDKLTLTEAATLVGMQKGITMYSPTRHPERSRDRRNTVMAMMVKSELLTQQEFDEQKEKPLNLHFNAATVNDGIAPYFRSVLKNDIKNIFQEQSITKPDGTPYDLDRDGLKIYTTLNYDMQVYAEEAQKEYMKILQAQFIASWKGRNPFKDKALQIEQGIKRSDRYKSLKLEGKSDDEIKDDFNTKTEMTIFTWKGNIDTVMKPIDSVRYYKMLLRNAMMTMDPTNGHVKAWVGGINYEHFKYDQVKMGTRQVGSTAKPFTYAVAIENGYSPCYTVPNVPVTIDGYGEPWTPRNSGKPLPGNITLQKALAYSQNFVTAYLMKQVGPVAVSTLATKMGIPNVPAFPSICLGTFDSSIFNMVGAYGAFANKGTYTKPIYLLRIEDKNGVVLFSQKEIPKPIMSEEVAYVMTRMLKGVVTNGTGSRLNYKYKVNAPIGAKTGTTQNNSDGWFMAITPQLVTGIWTGCEDRAFHFISTNQGEGANTALPIFAGFIKRVYANPALKISHADFEAPKSGVSITYDCNQYQQQEEGATELDEKLGF; this is translated from the coding sequence ATGAATAAGTCCCTTTCTGCACAAGAAACAAAAAGATATAGTTTAGTCATCTGGAAAATACTTATCGGGGGAATAGCCCTATTTGCCATTTTCATTTCGATGATCGGGCTGGGCCTTTTTGGTGCGCTGCCCTCTTTCAGGGATATTGAACACCCAAAAAGTAATCAGGCTTCAGAAATTATTGCGGAGGATGGTCGTCCTTTAGGCACTTACTTTGTTCAAAACAGGTCGAATGTTACTTATAAAGATATTTCCGAAAATGTAATCAATGGGCTAATTGCCACAGAAGACACCCGCTTTAAAGAACACTCGGGCATAGATTTTAAACGTACCTTCACCATTATCGGTTATAATTTAATCGGCAAAAAACAAGGAGCAAGTACCATTACACAGCAATTGGCTAAAAATCTTTTTCCAAGAGAATCGAACCTAAATTTTTTCTCCCTCGTGTTAACCAAGTTTAAAGAGTGGATTGTTGCTGTTAAATTAGAACGCAACTATACCAAGGAGGAAATTATTACCATGTATTTAAACACGGTTGATTTTGGTAACCAGGCTTATGGCATAAAATCGGCAGCCAGGGTTTATTTCAATACTACCCCTGATAAACTTACTTTAACAGAGGCTGCAACGCTTGTAGGGATGCAAAAAGGGATAACCATGTACTCGCCAACCCGTCACCCTGAAAGATCAAGAGACCGCAGAAATACCGTAATGGCCATGATGGTTAAATCTGAGCTTCTAACTCAGCAAGAATTTGACGAACAAAAAGAGAAACCTTTAAACCTGCATTTTAATGCGGCAACCGTTAACGATGGTATTGCACCATATTTCCGTTCGGTATTAAAAAATGATATCAAAAACATTTTTCAGGAGCAGTCGATTACCAAACCTGATGGCACACCTTACGATTTAGACCGCGATGGTTTGAAAATTTATACCACATTGAATTATGATATGCAGGTATATGCCGAAGAAGCGCAAAAAGAATACATGAAGATCTTACAGGCGCAGTTTATCGCCAGCTGGAAAGGCAGAAACCCTTTTAAGGATAAAGCTTTACAGATTGAACAGGGTATTAAAAGATCAGACCGTTATAAATCGTTAAAACTGGAAGGTAAATCAGACGATGAAATTAAAGATGATTTTAACACTAAAACAGAAATGACCATCTTTACCTGGAAAGGAAATATCGATACGGTGATGAAACCGATTGACTCCGTTCGTTACTACAAAATGTTGTTGCGTAATGCCATGATGACCATGGATCCGACCAATGGCCATGTAAAAGCATGGGTTGGGGGGATTAATTATGAGCATTTTAAATACGATCAGGTTAAAATGGGGACCAGACAAGTGGGTTCAACTGCAAAACCATTTACTTACGCTGTAGCTATTGAAAATGGTTATTCCCCATGTTACACCGTACCAAATGTACCGGTAACAATAGATGGTTATGGAGAACCATGGACGCCAAGAAACTCAGGCAAACCTTTACCGGGTAATATTACTTTGCAGAAGGCATTGGCCTATTCACAAAACTTTGTTACCGCTTATTTAATGAAACAGGTTGGCCCGGTTGCGGTATCTACCTTAGCGACCAAAATGGGCATTCCTAATGTTCCGGCATTTCCGTCTATTTGTTTGGGGACTTTCGATTCGTCAATTTTTAATATGGTTGGTGCTTATGGCGCTTTTGCCAATAAAGGAACCTATACCAAGCCGATTTATTTACTAAGAATTGAAGACAAAAATGGTGTGGTGTTATTTTCTCAAAAGGAAATACCAAAACCGATCATGAGTGAAGAGGTTGCTTATGTAATGACCAGAATGTTAAAAGGTGTAGTAACTAACGGAACCGGATCGAGGCTGAATTATAAATACAAAGTAAACGCACCTATTGGAGCTAAAACGGGTACTACCCAAAATAACTCAGATGGTTGGTTTATGGCCATTACTCCTCAATTGGTAACAGGTATATGGACTGGTTGTGAAGACAGGGCATTCCACTTTATCAGTACTAACCAGGGTGAAGGTGCCAATACTGCTTTACCAATTTTTGCAGGTTTTATCAAAAGAGTTTACGCCAATCCGGCCTTAAAAATTAGTCATGCTGATTTTGAGGCGCCAAAATCTGGTGTTTCCATCACCTACGATTGCAACCAATACCAGCAACAGGAAGAAGGTGCAACAGAATTAGATGAGAAGTTGGGTTTTTAA
- a CDS encoding F-type H+-transporting ATPase subunit a (product_source=KO:K02108; cath_funfam=1.20.120.220; cog=COG0356; ko=KO:K02108; pfam=PF00119; superfamily=81336; tigrfam=TIGR01131; transmembrane_helix_parts=Inside_1_12,TMhelix_13_35,Outside_36_156,TMhelix_157_179,Inside_180_219,TMhelix_220_242,Outside_243_245,TMhelix_246_268,Inside_269_280,TMhelix_281_303,Outside_304_322,TMhelix_323_345,Inside_346_349,TMhelix_350_372,Outside_373_376) translates to MDCNQVFVSKVKRLIVVFTLLIAFLSIKIDTFAQVDSAVVPVDSVVAGSAEAVSGEHGAAKHGEEKFEPTKVIMEHIADSHMWHLWGHTSLPLPVILYTANGLEIFSSGHFHHGEHDYNGKYNNYRLEEDHIKVVGADGKIDEEASKSVLDFSITKNVAAMFVAIFVILVIFISAAASYRKRVGKAPKGLQSFMEPIIVFVRDDIAKPNIGHKYAKFMPYLLTTFFFILFNNLFGLIPIFPGGANVTGNIALTFVMALGTLIIVNINGNKYYWKHIFKPDVPFWLYPIMIPVELIGIISKPFALMVRLFANITAGHIIVLSLISLIFIFETLAIAPVSVAFVLFMDVLELLVAFLQAFIFTLLTALFIGMAVEEHH, encoded by the coding sequence ATGGATTGTAACCAAGTTTTTGTGTCGAAAGTTAAAAGACTAATTGTTGTTTTTACGCTTTTAATCGCGTTTTTATCTATCAAAATTGATACTTTCGCCCAGGTTGATAGCGCTGTTGTTCCTGTTGATAGTGTTGTAGCCGGATCTGCCGAAGCAGTTTCTGGTGAGCATGGCGCTGCTAAACATGGTGAAGAAAAATTCGAGCCAACTAAAGTAATCATGGAGCACATTGCCGATTCGCATATGTGGCATCTTTGGGGACATACTTCATTGCCTCTTCCAGTAATTTTATATACTGCTAACGGTTTAGAGATTTTCTCTTCTGGTCATTTTCATCATGGAGAGCATGATTATAATGGTAAATACAATAATTATCGTTTAGAAGAAGATCATATAAAGGTAGTTGGTGCTGATGGAAAAATCGATGAAGAAGCAAGTAAGTCTGTTTTAGATTTCTCAATTACTAAAAACGTCGCTGCAATGTTTGTTGCGATTTTTGTAATACTTGTAATATTTATTTCAGCGGCAGCTTCTTATCGTAAACGTGTAGGTAAAGCACCAAAAGGTTTGCAATCTTTTATGGAGCCAATAATCGTTTTCGTGAGAGATGATATTGCTAAACCGAACATAGGTCATAAATATGCTAAGTTTATGCCTTATTTATTGACTACGTTTTTCTTTATTTTATTCAATAACTTATTTGGTTTAATTCCAATTTTCCCAGGTGGCGCTAACGTTACGGGTAATATTGCCTTAACTTTTGTAATGGCACTTGGAACTTTAATCATCGTTAATATTAATGGTAACAAATACTACTGGAAACACATTTTTAAACCAGATGTTCCTTTTTGGTTGTATCCGATTATGATTCCTGTTGAATTGATCGGTATCATTTCTAAGCCGTTCGCTTTGATGGTTCGTTTATTCGCAAACATTACAGCTGGTCACATTATCGTATTAAGTTTAATATCCTTAATTTTTATTTTCGAAACATTGGCTATTGCCCCGGTTTCAGTTGCATTCGTTTTATTTATGGATGTATTGGAGTTACTGGTAGCGTTTTTACAAGCCTTTATTTTTACATTATTAACTGCCTTATTTATTGGTATGGCAGTAGAAGAACATCATTAA
- a CDS encoding hypothetical protein (product_source=Hypo-rule applied; superfamily=81442; transmembrane_helix_parts=Outside_1_9,TMhelix_10_27,Inside_28_33,TMhelix_34_56,Outside_57_65,TMhelix_66_88,Inside_89_94,TMhelix_95_117,Outside_118_129), with product MTLAKFTSIYFIFVGLLIGVIAVLPVVFPDKQLFINNFWVMFGFLAGITYVAYMLVDIGIKRDPEVGVMAIMGSIAVKMIFCMAFVLIYSIKAKGIGLVFLLNFFSLYLLFTAFEIYCLLRNLRHQNLK from the coding sequence TTGACGCTAGCCAAATTTACCAGTATCTATTTCATTTTCGTAGGCCTTTTAATAGGTGTAATTGCCGTTTTACCTGTCGTATTTCCTGATAAACAATTGTTTATAAACAACTTTTGGGTGATGTTTGGCTTTTTGGCAGGCATAACTTATGTTGCTTATATGCTTGTTGATATCGGTATAAAACGTGATCCTGAAGTAGGTGTAATGGCGATTATGGGATCAATTGCAGTGAAGATGATTTTTTGTATGGCTTTTGTGTTGATTTACAGTATAAAAGCGAAGGGAATTGGGCTTGTATTTCTGCTTAATTTTTTTTCTTTATATTTATTGTTTACGGCCTTTGAAATTTACTGTTTGTTACGTAACTTGCGCCACCAAAATTTAAAGTAA
- a CDS encoding excinuclease ABC subunit C (product_source=KO:K03703; cath_funfam=1.10.150.20,3.40.1440.10,4.10.860.10; cog=COG0322; ko=KO:K03703; pfam=PF01541,PF08459,PF14520; smart=SM00278,SM00465; superfamily=46600,47781,82771; tigrfam=TIGR00194) — MSSFDHKTALTAIPHKPGVYQYWDADGKLMYIGKAKDLRNRVGSYFNSDRNQFNGKTRVLVSKIRKITFTIVDTEIDAWLLENSLIKKHQPKFNINLKDDKTYPWIIVKNENYPRIYWTRKVIKDGSTYFGPYGSIGMMHTILDLIKETYPLRTCSLPLTEKNIAEGKFKVCLEYQIGNCKGPCQNYQTETDYDKNIGEIKEILNGKIGNVIRDVKGVIKSASENLNFELAHQYARRLEVLEKYQSKSTVVNSAITNVDVVSIASDERYAFVNYLKVMNGTIIQTQTIEVKKQLDESDDEILTLAMLEFRTKFNSTSKEIIVPFEPSLEDESLKFTVPKLGEKKKLLELSQKNVLFFKKEKLNQYEKLNPDLRTDRILTTMQKDLRLTQLPKHIECFDNSNFQGKYPVSAIVVFKDAKPSKKDYRHFNVKTVEGPNDFATMEEAVFRRYRRMLDENQTLPQLIIIDGGKGQLSSALKSLKLLGIENKVTVIGIAKRLEELFYPGDSYPLYLDKKSETLKVIQQLRDEAHRFGITFHRKKRDQGTLKTELEQIEGIGKTTADKLLTHFKSVKKIKEATEKELAEVLNKKQMITLQAYFKQE, encoded by the coding sequence ATGAGCAGTTTCGACCATAAAACAGCATTAACAGCTATTCCACATAAACCAGGTGTTTACCAGTATTGGGACGCTGATGGAAAGCTCATGTATATTGGAAAGGCGAAAGACCTGCGCAACCGTGTAGGCTCATATTTTAATAGCGACAGAAACCAGTTTAATGGCAAAACGAGGGTATTGGTATCCAAGATCCGCAAAATTACATTCACCATTGTTGATACGGAGATTGACGCCTGGTTACTCGAAAATAGCTTAATTAAAAAACATCAGCCAAAATTTAACATCAACCTAAAGGACGACAAAACCTATCCCTGGATTATTGTTAAAAATGAAAACTATCCCCGTATTTACTGGACAAGGAAAGTGATTAAAGATGGCTCTACCTATTTTGGCCCTTATGGTTCGATAGGCATGATGCATACTATTTTGGATCTGATTAAAGAAACCTACCCACTACGTACTTGCAGCTTACCTTTAACAGAAAAGAATATAGCTGAGGGGAAATTTAAAGTTTGCCTCGAATATCAAATTGGCAACTGTAAAGGTCCTTGTCAGAATTACCAGACCGAAACGGACTACGATAAAAATATAGGTGAGATCAAAGAGATCCTGAATGGCAAAATCGGGAATGTAATCCGGGATGTTAAAGGGGTTATTAAATCGGCATCAGAAAACCTGAACTTCGAACTGGCGCATCAATACGCAAGGAGATTAGAAGTATTGGAGAAATACCAGAGTAAATCAACAGTAGTAAATAGCGCCATTACCAATGTTGATGTGGTGAGTATTGCATCAGATGAACGCTATGCATTTGTGAATTACCTGAAGGTGATGAATGGAACAATTATCCAGACGCAGACCATCGAAGTTAAAAAGCAATTGGATGAGAGTGATGATGAGATTTTAACTTTGGCGATGTTAGAATTCAGGACAAAATTCAACAGCACCTCTAAAGAGATTATTGTTCCTTTTGAGCCGTCGTTAGAAGATGAAAGTTTAAAATTTACTGTACCTAAACTCGGCGAGAAGAAAAAGCTCCTGGAACTTTCGCAGAAAAATGTATTGTTCTTCAAAAAAGAGAAACTTAATCAATACGAAAAATTAAATCCCGATTTACGTACCGATCGTATTTTAACGACCATGCAGAAAGATCTGCGCTTAACCCAGCTTCCAAAACACATAGAATGTTTTGATAACTCCAACTTTCAGGGAAAATATCCGGTTTCAGCAATAGTCGTTTTTAAAGACGCAAAACCATCGAAAAAAGACTACCGCCATTTTAATGTGAAAACGGTAGAGGGGCCTAACGATTTTGCGACTATGGAAGAAGCCGTTTTCCGCCGCTACAGGAGAATGTTGGATGAAAACCAGACTTTGCCTCAGCTCATCATCATTGATGGCGGTAAGGGGCAGCTTTCGTCGGCCCTGAAGAGTTTAAAGTTATTGGGTATAGAAAACAAAGTTACCGTAATTGGTATTGCTAAACGTTTGGAAGAACTGTTCTATCCAGGCGATTCCTATCCATTGTATCTGGATAAAAAATCGGAAACCTTAAAAGTGATCCAACAGCTACGTGATGAGGCCCACCGCTTTGGGATTACCTTCCACCGCAAGAAACGGGATCAAGGGACACTTAAAACAGAACTGGAGCAAATTGAAGGTATCGGCAAAACTACCGCAGATAAATTGCTAACCCATTTTAAATCGGTTAAAAAAATTAAAGAGGCTACCGAAAAGGAACTGGCAGAAGTGCTCAATAAAAAACAGATGATTACCCTTCAGGCCTATTTCAAACAGGAATAG
- a CDS encoding gliding motility associated protein GldN (product_source=TIGR03523; cleavage_site_network=SignalP-noTM; pfam=PF19841; tigrfam=TIGR03523) encodes MKRILSIAILVLLTTFAFAQKKPTKLAPKKAAPVVAAPPVADTVKAPVRTAKKKLKVPPKDGFYARKDIDSTEMVPLADVREEDVFYAKRIWREIDLRDTVNSALKSPKSRLIDVLIAAIKKDELTAYSPIDSALNEDDAFLNPMSADSASKSALGTAEVSNNKTGTVTTVVNDFNPELFLKFRIKEDWIFDTKRSVFEPRIVGIAPLKYNEVSKQWQPVFWVYYPEAREILTKKRLINTNNDASSLSFDDFFIRRLFSSYIVKESNPGDNKIRDIIMDPRERLYESERIKKSVLDYEQGLWEY; translated from the coding sequence ATGAAAAGGATTTTAAGTATTGCTATTTTAGTCTTGTTAACCACGTTTGCTTTTGCACAAAAAAAGCCAACCAAGTTAGCACCAAAGAAAGCTGCACCTGTTGTTGCTGCACCCCCTGTGGCAGATACGGTTAAAGCCCCTGTTAGAACAGCTAAAAAGAAACTTAAGGTACCACCTAAAGATGGTTTCTATGCCCGTAAGGACATTGATAGTACTGAGATGGTTCCTTTGGCAGACGTAAGGGAAGAAGATGTTTTTTATGCAAAACGGATTTGGAGAGAAATTGACTTACGTGATACGGTTAACTCAGCCTTAAAATCGCCTAAATCTCGCCTGATTGATGTATTGATTGCCGCAATTAAGAAAGACGAACTGACAGCGTACTCTCCAATTGATAGTGCATTAAACGAAGATGATGCTTTTCTTAATCCAATGTCGGCAGATTCTGCTTCCAAATCGGCTTTAGGAACAGCAGAAGTTTCGAATAACAAAACCGGAACGGTTACTACTGTTGTTAATGATTTTAACCCAGAGTTATTCTTGAAATTCAGAATTAAAGAAGACTGGATTTTTGATACCAAACGTTCTGTTTTCGAGCCGCGTATTGTAGGTATTGCACCATTAAAATACAATGAGGTTTCTAAACAATGGCAACCGGTATTTTGGGTGTACTATCCGGAGGCTAGGGAGATTTTAACGAAAAAACGTTTGATTAATACCAATAACGATGCTTCTTCATTGAGTTTCGATGATTTCTTTATCCGTCGCTTATTCAGTAGCTATATAGTTAAAGAGTCGAATCCTGGAGACAATAAGATCAGAGATATTATTATGGATCCTAGAGAAAGGTTGTACGAATCAGAAAGGATTAAAAAATCTGTTCTTGATTACGAACAAGGTCTTTGGGAATACTAA
- a CDS encoding F0F1-type ATP synthase assembly protein I (product_source=COG5336; cath_funfam=3.40.50.1380; cog=COG5336; pfam=PF09527; superfamily=81568; transmembrane_helix_parts=Outside_1_14,TMhelix_15_37,Inside_38_48,TMhelix_49_68,Outside_69_74): MENPKEEDTKKKVNAAAKYSAIGFQMIATIGLLTFIGYKIDAHRNSKTNLITAAFALAGVGIALYQAIRQATKP, translated from the coding sequence ATGGAAAATCCGAAAGAAGAAGATACAAAGAAAAAGGTAAATGCAGCTGCCAAATATTCGGCCATTGGCTTCCAGATGATTGCTACAATTGGCCTGCTTACTTTTATTGGCTATAAGATTGATGCGCACAGAAATAGCAAAACTAATTTAATTACTGCTGCTTTTGCTTTGGCAGGGGTGGGGATTGCATTATACCAGGCCATTAGGCAGGCCACTAAGCCGTAA